In one Cercospora beticola chromosome 1, complete sequence genomic region, the following are encoded:
- a CDS encoding uncharacterized protein (BUSCO:EOG09260NXC): protein MSNFLDQQFPDEEEEDDFNPGQHVASDDEDDAKPQVDEDEDERPAKQRAAAGADDDELKEEAGDEDGAEDAKEGEEDEEEEEEDEEEEEDEDDEDDVGRPTKRRKQRRNQFIDVEAEVDEDDEEEPEEEDDLPGEEMHPDDLQELPPGADRDDRMHRELDRKREQQEAMDVEETAARLKERYGRQNRAAGSGSGIVPQRLLMPNADDPRIWFLKCRPGKEREIIFAMQSRIVERQRSREPVQIFSAFERSGTGAMMGKIYVEARRVDDVTAAFDGVTHVFMGTKPQLIPIEEMPALLRVKKSKQLEPGMYVRPRRGLYAGDLAMVDEVEPNGTEVQLKLIPRLDYGQTEDANAAAAVMEPDGQGGMKRKRVAQPFKQRPPARLFSESEAKRKHGRYLSQKGGLSGNSWTYQGKEYIDGFLVESFKIGHLQTDDVNPTLEEVTKFAAATEDGTENLDLAALAATLKAGVGADYLPGDKVEIFRGEQKGVTGRATEVYNEVIKIQVDSGALAGKMIEAPIKDLRKLFKEGDHVKVIGGSKYQDEVGMVVRLRDDRITILTDSTQQEITVFAKDLREATDSGGVVGASKYDLFDLVQLDASTVGCVVKVDRESLRVLDQLGSVRSLLPTAISNKIEKRREGAPATDRNGNEIKPEDTIKDYGGEAREGKVLHIHRGFVFAQSRESRENAGVFVARSNTVVTVAAKGGRVGPDLTKMNQALKGPNGGAAPPMPPPVQRGRDRLIGRTVKIKVGPMKAMIGIVKESSDAGALVELHSKNKKVTMPKEKLAVIDATSGQVICSDASTFGGFGGPRGAPGRGPPIGGATPGRPGYGAPPMASGGRTPAYAAGAGGRTPAWKADGGRTPAWQASGGQTAYGGGGGMTAYGGQTSYGGATSYGGGSVWGGGAQSAWNPNAGGGRTPAYVANSGGKTPAYSGSGLEAPTPGAYSAPTPGAGYGDQPTPGAYRGAAYNTPANYSTPGGFPETPAPYSAETPAASHDDGPRYE, encoded by the exons ATGAGCAACTTCCTTGACCAGCAGTTTcccgacgaggaggaagaagacgacttcAATCCAGGTCAACACGTGGCgtcagacgacgaagacgatgcaaAACCGCAggtcgacgaggatgaggatgagaggCCTGCCAAACAGCGAGCAGCCGCTGgcgccgacgatgatgaactAAAGGAGGAGGccggcgacgaagatggcgcTGAAGACGcgaaagaaggcgaagaagatgaggaggaagaagaggaagacgaagaagaggaagaggacgaggatgatgaagacgatgtcgGCCGGCCCACCAAGCGTCGAAAACAGAGACGAAATCAGTTCATTGATGTCGAAGCCGAagtcgatgaggacgatgaagaggagcccgaggaagaagatgacctCCCTGGCGAAGAAATGCACCCGGATGATCTCCAGGAGCTGCCTCCTGGTGCCGACAGGGATGATCGCATGCACAGAGAGCTCGATCGCAAGCGTGAACAGCAGGAAGCCATGGACGTCGAGGAGACCGCAGCGCGATTGAAAGAGAGATATGGACGACAGAATCGTGCCGCAGGCTCGGGATCTGGAATAGTGCCCCAGCGTCTGCTCATGCCAAATGCAGACGATCCACGAATTTGGTTCTTGAAGTGTCGCCCAGGGAAAGAGCGTGAAATCATCTTTGCGATGCAAAGTCGCATCGTGGAGCGCCAGCGATCTCGAGAGCCAGTGCAAATCTTTTCCGCTTTTGAGCGCTCCGGCACCGGTGCTATGATGGGCAAAATCTACGTCGAAGCGCGTCGAGTGGACGATGTCACTGCGGCCTTTGATGGCGTTACTCATGTCTTCATGGGCACCAAACCGCAGCTCATCCCAATTGAGGAAATGCCCGCTCTCCTGAGGGTCAAGAAAAGCAAGCAGCTGGAGCCCGGGATGTACGTGCGTCCTAGACGGGGTCTGTACGCCGGCGATCTTGCCATGGTGGATGAAGTTGAGCCCAACGGAACCGAAGTACAGCTGAAGCTCATTCCTCGCCTTGACTACGGCCAGACCGAGgatgccaatgctgctgcagccgTCATGGAGCCTGATGGGCAGGGAGGCATGAAGCGGAAGCGTGTGGCACAGCCATTCAAGCAGAGACCCCCCGCGCGACTATTCAGCGAGAGCGAGGCCAAGAGGAAGCATGGCCGATACTTGTCACAAAAGGGAGGTCTGAGTGGAAACAGCTGGACCTATCAGGGAAAAGAGTATATCGATGGTTTCCTGGTCGAAAGTTTCAAGATTGGCCATCTGCAGACAGATGATGTCAATCCGACCCTCGAAGAAGTCACCAAATTCGCGGCAGCGACAGAAGATGGCACGGAGAATCTGGATTTGGCTGCTTTGGCTGCCACTCTCAAGGCTGGTGTGGGCGCAGACTACTTGCCTGGCGACAAGGTAGAGATCTTCCGTGGCGAGCAAAAAGGTGTGACCGGTCGGGCGACGGAAGTCTACAACGAAGTTATCAAGATTCAGGTGGACTCCGGCGCGCTTGCAGGCAAGATGATTGAAGCCCCAATCAAAGATTTGCGCAAGCTCTTTAAGGAGGGAGATCACGTCAAGGTCATTGGTGGCAGCAAATACCAGGACGAAGTGGGCATGGTTGTCCGTCTGCGCGATGATAGAATCACAATTCTTACGGACAGCACCCAGCAAGAGATCACAGTCTTCGCCAAAGATCTGAGAGAGGCCACCGACAGTGGCGGTGTTGTGGGCGCATCGAAATACGATCTGTTTGATCTAGTGCAATTGGATGCATCAACAGTTGGCTGCGTGGTGAAGGTGGACCGCGAGAGTTTGCGTGTGTTGGACCAGCTGGGCAGTGTGCGGTCATTGCTGCCCACTGCGATCTCCaacaagatcgagaagcgcCGCGAGGGTGCTCCAGCCACTGATCGCAACGGAAATGAGATCAAGCCTGAAGACACCATCAAGGACTACGGCGGTGAGGCGCGTGAAGGCAAGGTTCTGCATATCCACCGCGGTTTCGTCTTTGCGCAATCGCGAGAGAGCAGAGAGAACGCCGGCGTTTTCGTGGCGCGTAGTAACACCGTGGTCACAGTGGCAGCGAAAGGTGGCCGCGTCGGTCCCGATTTGACAAAGATGAATCAAGCGCTCAAAGGTCCAAATGGAGGTGCAGCTCCTCCAATGCCACCTCCTGTGCAGCGGGGACGTGATCGACTCATCGGACGCACAGTCAAAATCAAGGTTGGTCCTATGAAAGCCATGATTGGTATCGTGAAGGAGTCGAGTGACGCTGGCGCCCTGGTCGAGCTGCATAGCAAGAACAAAAAGGTCACTATGCCCAAGGAGAAGCTCGCTGTCATTGATGCGACATCCGGCCAAGTTATATGCTCCGATGCGAGCACATTCGGCGGCTTTGGAGGACCTCGTGGGGCACCAGGCAGAGGACCACCGATCGGCGGTGCGACTCCAGGCCGGCCTGGCTATGGAGCACCTCCAATGGCAAGCGGTGGACGGACGCCAGCATACGCCGCGGGAGCTGGAGGTCGCACGCCAGCCTGGAAGGCGGATGGCGGCCGCACTCCTGCTTGGCAAGCCTCTGGCGGACAGACTGCTTAcggcggaggcggtggcATGACGGCTTACGGCGGGCAGACCAGTTACGGCGGAGCCACATCATACGGAGGTGGCTCGGTGTGGGGAGGCGGAGCA CAATCAGCGTGGAATCCTAATGCAGGAGGGGGTCGGACGCCTGCTTATGTCGCCAATTCAGGCGGAAAGACACCCGCATATTCTGGCTCAGGTCTTGAGGCGCCAACGCCAGGGGCGTACTCCGCTCCAACCCCCGGGGCAGGCTATGGCGATCAGCCGACGCCAGGAGCCTACAGAGGAGCTGCATATAACACTCCCGCCAACTACTCAACACCAGGAGGGTTCCCCGAGACACCGGCGCCGTACAGTGCAGAAACTCCAGCGGCATCACACGATGATGGGCCACG GTACGAGTAG
- the RLP24 gene encoding ATPase-activating ribosome biosynthesis protein, producing the protein MRIETCYFCSQPCYPSKGITFVRNDAKVFKFCRSKCHKNFKMKRNPRKLAWTKAFRSAHGKEMPIDGTLANFAQRRNIPVRYNRDLVQKTLQAMSRVQEIRDRRERQFYKDRMKGNKARQLEADRKLVAENQHLLPAQYRDQVEQALQTLPEQVQEETMEEELDEEMALEEQARLAPKKSALKQKRKQQLVRGGVAEEMDVDG; encoded by the exons ATGAGGATCGAGACGTGCTACTTCTGCTCGCAACCGTGCTACCCATCCAAGGGTATCACTTTTGTGCGCAACGATGCGAAGGTCTTCAAATTCTGCCGCTCGAAATGCCACAAGAAC TTCAAGATGAAGCGTAATCCCCGCAAACTCGCCTGGACCAAAGCCTTCCGCAGCGCACACGGAAAAGAAATGCCCATCGATGGCACTCTTGCAAATTTCGCCCAACGCCGCAATATCCCCGTCCGCTACAACCGCGATCTGGTACAGAAGACGCTACAGGCCATGTCTCGCGTGCAGGAAATCCGCGATCGTCGGGAACGCCAATTCTACAAGGACCGCATGAAGGGCAACAAAGCACGCCAGCTCGAAGCCGATCGCAAGCTCGTTGCCGAGAACCAGCACTTGTTGCCTGCGCAGTACCGCGACCAAGTCGAGCAGGCCCTGCAAACTTTGCCAGAGCAGGTCCAAGAGGAGACTATGGAagaggagctggacgaggaaATGGCTTTGGAGGAGCAAGCACGTTtggcgccgaagaagagtgcACTCAAGCAGAAGCGGAAACAACAATTGGTCCGAGGAGGAGTTGCGGAAGAGATGGATGTCGATGGTTGA
- the PAM18 gene encoding mitochondrial import inner membrane translocase subunit TIM14: MATVLAVGVGVAAAAFFGRAGLVALRRARGGSSALGKAFYKGGFEKQMNRREAALILGTSERGVNKELIRKRHRSLMLLNHPDRGGSPYLATKINEAKEFLEKGAN, translated from the exons ATGGCCACCGTCCTTGCGGTGGGAGTGGGcgttgccgccgccgcatTTTTC GGTCGCGCAGGCCTCGTAGCATTACGGCGAGCACGCGGTGGCTCGAGTGCACTTGGGAAAGCTTTTTATAAAGGAGGGTTCGAAAAGCAGATGAATCGGAGAGAGGCGGCATTAATTCTTGGAACCTC TGAACGGGGTGTGAATAAAGAATTGATCAGGAAACGGCATCGATCGTTGATGCTTCTTAACCACCCCGATCGAGGAGGCAGTCCATACCTGGCAACGAAGATAAACGAGGCCAAAGAGTTCCTGGAGAAGGGGGCAAATTGA
- a CDS encoding uncharacterized protein (MEROPS:MER0005715), which translates to MVHPSLPFERIPGPLRRIQQCSISTLRRDTGLDFLHGAESLDLSEFVSRRDSLAQALHDEDIDAFAVEPGYTFSYYANVTQQQWEVWEPEERPFIMIVRPHQTALGHIVANTSFLVPAFEAERARLLKMPFSRDIDLITYEEHWNPYTTLRSSYAFGSYGESTPKVMVDEEMRDFISRGLMQHGFDVKGLGGAVERVRQIKSAAEIRILRAVNTGTVEAVRAVRKCLTKGLSETEVATVLDNTLRSAGLKPFFDIVLFDENAANPHGGTDGIKKLDRETMILIDVGAHLHGYSSDICRSFFPPFFTKPKSQQDWDSLESDVKEKVHVWNVVLDAQTASLHALHENSTCASVDLAARGVIEQARYGAAFTHRVGHGIGIKAHESPYLNKGNNQTIIKAGMTFTSEPGIYLVDKFGIRHEDVLLVQEHGLPELLTGRRATSPWDP; encoded by the exons ATGGTGCATCCATCCCTGCCCTTTGAAAGGATCCCAGGACCTCTCCGCAGAATCCAACAGTGCTCTATCAGCACCCTGCGTAGAGATACCGGCTTGGATTTCTTGCACGGAGCAGAGTCTCTCGACCTGTCTGAGTTCGTGAGCCGTAGAGACAGCCTGGCCCAAGCGTTGCATGATGAAGATATCGACGCCTTTGCTGTTGAGCCTGGATATACTTTTTCCTATTATGCCa ACGTGACCCAGCAACAATGGGAAGTATGGGAGCCTGAGGAGCGTCCTTTCATCATGATAGTGAGACCACACCAGACAGCGCTCGGCCATATTGTCGCGAACACAAGCTTTTTAGTTCCTGCATTCGAAGCCGAGCGTGCACGTTTGTTGAAGATGCCGTTCTCACGAGATATCGATCTGATCACGTATGAAGAACATTGGAATCCGTACACGACCTTGCGCTCATCGTACGCCTTCGGATCTTATGGTGAGTCGACGCCGAAGGTCATGGTTGATGAGGAAATGCGAGACTTCATTTCTCGCGGGCTGATGCAGCATGGATTCGATGTCAAGGGACTAGGAGGTGCCGTGGAGCGTGTCAGGCAGATCAAGTCAGCAGCTGAGATACGCATCCTCCGCGCAGTCAACACGGGTACCGTGGAAGCCGTTCGAGCAGTAAGAAAATGTCTGACTAAAGGGCTGAGCGAGACCGAAGTGGCGACAGTCCTTGACAACACTCTTCGATCAGCGGGGCTCAAACCGTTCTTCGACATCGTGCTATTCGATGAAAACGCGGCCAACCCGCACGGTGGCACCGATGGCATCAAAAAGCTGGACAGAGAGACGATGATCCTGATTGATGTCGGCGCCCACCTCCACGGATACAGCAGTGACATTTGCAGGAGTTTCTTCCCTCCCTTCTTTACTAAACCGAAGAGCCAGCAGGACTGGGATTCACTGGAGTCAGACGTGAAAGAAAAGGTACATGTCTGGAACGTCGTTCTCGATGCCCAAACCGCGTCCCTCCACGCTTTACACGAGAATTCCACATGTGCTTCGGTTGATCTGGCTGCTCGAGGCGTTATTGAGCAGGCAAGATACGGAGCTGCATTTACTCACAGAGTCGGGCACGGGATAGGCATCAAGGCTCATGAAAGTCCTTATCTTAACAAAGGCAACAACCAGACCATAATCAAGGCCGGTATGACATTTACGAGCGAACCAGGCATATATCTGGTGGATAAATTCGGCATAAGACACGAAGATGTGCTACTCGTGCAAGAACATGGGCTTCCTGAGCTACTTACTGGAAGACGAGCGACTAGTCCTTGGGACCCTTGA